The Alteribacter populi genomic sequence TAAAACATATTTTAACAAGAAAACGTATAAAATAACGTCTATTTCTACTACGCATTTAAGAAAAGCTGAAGATGTTGAAGAAGGAGAGCTTGATACTTTCCCTGATTGGATTAAACATGAATTGGTCGAGGCAATAGCTATCCTTGAAGATGAAGAAGATGGGCAGTACGTGGAACTGCCATCAAAATTTCAAGTAAATGAATATGAAATCATGAAAGAATTTAGTTTTTCACAAGACGCCCCTATTCAATCTCATTTATTGAGGACCATCGATGGGAGAGGGGCATTTAGGAGATTCAAAGATGAAATCATCAGTCTTAATATAGAACAAGAATGGTATTCCTATCGTAGACAACAATTAAGAAAAATCGCGGTAAATTGGTGTGAAAGAAATAGCATAAAGTACATGGACGATAAATAGATTTAGGAATGATAATAAATGAACCGACAACAGCTATCGAAAAAAGTCAAAAATGCAATCCATTATTATTGTCATAAGCAAGGATTCGTAAGTCCCATTAATGTTTTTACATATTTAGATAAGTTAACGAAAAAAGATTATGAGAATTGGCGGTTTAAGAAGGTTCGTTATTTGGAAAGAGTGATAAGTGGGAATTTAAATCAATTCAGCTTCATTATGAAAGAGTTTCGTTCATACTGTATAAAGCTTGAATTAAATCCTTCAATAACAATGTATAATTCCTGGGGAAAAGGAAAGAAACAACGACTTCAATTTAGTAAATCCGGTAACTCAAATGTCGAGAAACATTATGCGATACAATACATCGTTAAGAAAAATAAAAAGGAAGGATTAAACGATAATCCTCCAGTTTTCAGAGGGGGCCCCAAAAGGTTGGTTTTTGACCTTTTGGGGGCAACTACGAAGTAATGAGCGTAAATGTGTATCTTTTTAACATCTCGGTAAGCATTTATGAGTAGCGGGAGAGCAGCTTACGAAGCCATTACTAATTTAGTGAAAGCCATGGTCGTTGTTTGATACAGTATGAGGTCCTCGGTACGATCATGAATAAGTAAAGGCTCACGTTTTAAGTAGTTTTCCACTTCAAATAAAATCTATAATCTCTTTGTTTCTCCAAAATCCATAACAATGACCTCGGGATCTTTCCGTTTACTCATCAGCTTCTTTAACTCTTCATCCTGTCCAATCATGTTTTCTACCACGGGAAAATTCTCCAGTAAATTCTCCATCATATCAGGATCAGCTGCATCCTCAACTTTAGGGAACGTATGACATGGAACAACCCTTTTAACATCCAATAAGTGACTTAACGCATAGGCAGCTTCTTTGGGTCCCATTACAAATTGACCGGCACACGACAAAATGGCAATCGAAGGATGATAGATATCTTGAATAATTTTCATATCTGCCATCACATTCGTGTCCCCCGAAATGTACACCGTTTCTCCATTGGCAGGATTCAAAACATACCCACAAGGTAATCCGACAAACTGTGGCTTACCGTGAGTTTCACCAAAGGTCGAAGTGTGGACGGCATTGACCATCGTTACTTCAAAGTCTTCAGTACGATAAGTTCCACCAAAGTTTAAAGGAAATACATGGTATCCATCCCCCATTAACTTCAAAGCAAACTCATATTGAGCGACGACTAACACCTCTGGATTACGCTTTTTCAGCTCTGCTAAACCTGATGCGTGATCAAAATGTCCATGTGTTACTAAAACAACATCGATTGTCTCTAAGTAATCTTTTTTCAAAAAGTCTTTAGGACATGCAGGGTTTTGATCCAAAAATGGATCAACCATGATTCTTGTTCCCGTATTCAACTCAACAACAAAACACGAATGTCCTAACCTTGTTAGCTTCAATTTTTGGCCTCCCTTAAAGGATTATTTAAATAATGAGTTTTTAAATATCAAACGGTTATTAATGTATTGAATTATTTCTCTGAATATTACAAAATAAAAAATAACTAACTGGATTTTTTAATTAAAATCCAAAAAGGTCGGTTTTTTTAGAAAAAGAAATAATAAGTTTTTCAAAAGAGAAGGAGGGCAAAGGGAATGTTAAGTACTTTAGAACGGAAAGTTGGCACGATTTTTATACCAGTCAAAAATGTTGAAGATGCGAGAGATTGGTACTGTAACTTGTTAGGAGTAACTACTGATGGGGAAATTCAATTCGGACACATTTATGTTATACCACTTGAGAACGGAATAGACCTTGTACTTGATAGTAAAATTTTTGATAAACGTTACACAGGAACGGCACCGTTGTTTCATTTTAATACGAAAAATATTCAACAAACTTATGAGGAATTTAAGGAGAATGGAATTGAACTTATAACAGAAGTTGAACACGATCACTGGTTTAACTTTAAAGATCCGGATGAAAATGTTCTAATGGTTTGTCAGTGCTAGGCAGACTAATTACATGGTAACTTGGTTGGGATGTAGCATGACAGTCCGTGTCATAATGTTAAAAGAAAAGGAAGAAGGTTGAATATGAAAATCATCAACAAAGGCGAAATGAAATTGGTGGGGATTAGAGTAGTATGTGAAGGAAGTGACTACCAGATAGAAATTCCAAAAGCTGTTGAGCAATTAAAAAGACGGAAAGGTGAAATACCTTACCTAATTGACAGAAGCAAGCTCGTAGGCGCCTTTGTCGTTGAGGAAAATAGTAATAAGGAAGATGACGGTTACTGGGCTTGTCTCCAGGTGTCGGAATTTGATCAAGTACCAAAAGGAATGACAAGGCTCACGATACCCGCTCAAAGCTATGCTTATGCAAAACACAGTGGACCTGTGAAAGTCATATTTAACACATATGAGAAGTTACTGAGTGAAATAGAAGCGAGTGAATATACAAGACACCTGAATGCTTGGCATTTAGAAGTTTACCCCCATTGGACACTCGAAACAGGAGAAAACATGACAATTGAGTTGTACGATACGGTTAGATGAACAGTGCTTTAATACAGCTTGAACCTCGCTTGACGATGCCAGTCATGCCTACAAGATTTTTAATGATCATGAGTACGATTGTATTAAGGTTGTATTAAAACCGTAGAGAAAGGAATAAACATTTTATAAATGTAACAAGGTGAGCTCATGAGATAGCGCGCCTTGTTACAATTTAGTTGATGAATCCCCATATGTGGTCAAGGCAGCAGCTTATTTTTAATGATTATTTATTGAGAGAAACCTTTCAACCAAAAAGTGTTTTTTATTAAATTCTGTAAATTCTATTGACACGTTCTTTATTAAGAACTAAAATGGATGTAATATTAACGATGTCATTAGTTATATCTAGTACTAAAATCTCGTATTTAAACGGTCCAATCCTTTTTTTTGGTCGTGAAGTTCTTTATTAAGAACGAAACAATGACTCATTTTACTTAATAAAAACAAGAAGGTGATAGGTATGGAAACAAAAAAGAGTAAAGAAATCGAGGTTAAAAAGATTTTTGATACTCTTAAAAAGCGGTTGTGGGTCATCCTTTTAATTACATTCATATCCACAACAGCTGGCGCGATTCATTCTTATTACTTTCAGCCAACGCCTATTTACGAATCATCAGCAAGAATCATTATTCGAGAAGATTCCGGTTTTATGAACACGCTTAAAGTGTTTATAAAAGAGCCTCCAGTAATGGAAGCTGTCATTGAAGAACTTCAATTGAACCGTTCTCCAGAAGCATTAAGCACACAAATCCAAGTTCAGGACGTCGAAGGCTCCCAGATCGTAAGAATCATTGTCCATGATACAAACCCGGAAACCGCAGTACAAATCGCGAATACCACGGCAAGTATATATAAAGCAGTTGTTGCAGACACCTTGAATTTTACTGAGGTTGACTCTTTATCAGAAGCTGTTGCAAGTGATAACGAACAACCAATAAATCCTACAAGTAATCGCTCAATAAAAATCACATTCATTATGGGAATAATAGTTGGCATTGGTTATGTTTTTCTCTTGGACAGTTTAGACAACAGACTAAGGTCGCAACGTGAAATCGAAAAACTACTTCAAGTCCCGGTTTTAGGGAGTGTGTCAAAAATAAACAAAAAAACGATCGTTAAGAATAAAAATAAAAAAGAGAGTCCATCATTCAGGGGTGAAACGATTGGTTAACTTATTGAAAAGTAGAAAAGTACCTGCATTCTTTAATAATCCTAGTTCTATAATCGCCAATGAATATGAAAAAATTAGAATAAACCTAGAGTTTTCTTCTTTTGAAACGAAAAGTCGAGTATTAATTATCACCTCTCCCGGATTTGGTGAGGGGAAATCTACAACAGTAGCAAATCTAGCTGTTTCATTAGCACAGGAAGGAAAAAATGTGTTATTAATAGATACCGATGTAAAGGACCCTACGATCCATAAAATGTTTAAAATGAAAAACGCTATCGGTTTAACCAACTTTTTATCGGGGCAAAAAAAAATGGAGGAAATAGTAAATCGAACTGAAATTGCAAGACTGAAATTAATAACTAGTGGTCCAGTACCACATGATTCGGAAAAAATATTCAAGTCCAGGCTAATGGAAACCTTAATTACTGAAGGCTTAAAGCAATATGATTACGTCCTATTCGATTCTCCACCAGTGCTGGAGGGAGACGAAGCTAAAGTCGTTGCTAGTCGATGCGAAGGGGTCATTCTCGTTATTCGTAATGGTAAAACGGAAGACACATTAGCACTAGAAGCAAAAAAATCATTAGAAACATCCAATGCAAAATTGCTTGGTGTCATTTTGAATGGTAAACCCCGTGGATTCTTTAAAAAGAACAAATGAAATCAAATATAATAACGTTTTATTTTTTTAGCTAAGTTGTTCTTTATTTCGAACGAATCGAAAATCCAAATGTTTGGTGATGTCTCCTTGCCAATATCTATGGGGGCACTCGATCATGCTGTGGGTTAATAGCCTTAGATGCTCGTCATCAAAAGTGTGGTGTGAGGGTGGGTTAAATGCCCAATTTATTTAATTTTTTTAATGGTTCGGTAATGGTTACCGGCTCATTAAAAACATTAAATGTTAAGCACCTACTTTTAAAAAAGGTGAAAAGGGAGGTTCGATTATGGCTTATCAAAAGAGGCTATCTCTCCTCGTTCTCATTGATTCATTTTTTATACTAACGACGATATTGATAAGCAGCATATTATTAAAATATTCATTAATTTTCTTTGCTCCAATTCTAATTTTAACCGCAATGACATTACTGATCAGCCACCATTTCTTGTCATTATTTTATAAACTCTATAAAAAAGCATGGGAATACGCCAGTATTGGGGAATTATTGATTATTTTAAAAACCGTAACATTTTCAATTGCAATTGTCGCTTTGTTACAACAAGTCGCCTTCCAGGAAATCCATTTACGCCTTCTTACGATCATTTGGTTACTTCAGATGGGGATGATAGGAGGATCGCGATTTAGTTGGAGAGTTATTCGCGATACATACTTAATAAAGAATGAAAACAAAACCCGGACATTAATCATTGGAGCAGGTTCTGCCGGAACTATGGTAGCCAGACAACTATTAAATAATAGGGAAACAGAACTATTACCAGTAGCTTTTGTTGATGACAATGTAAATAAACATAATCTTGACGTTCTAGGCATCCCCGTCATAGGCGGAATAGATCAGCTTGAGAATACAGTACGAAATTTTAACATCGAAAATATCGTCATCGCTATTCCTTCTTTGCGAAAAAAAGAACTAAATATCATTTTCAAAGAATGCGCGAAAACAAAAGTAAAAACGAGAATATTACCTATGATTGAGGACCTAGTAACCGGGAAGATATCCGTAAATCAATTTCGCGAAGTAAAAGTTGAGGATTTATTAGGCAGAGACCCAGTGGAATTGGATACAAATGGGATAGCAAAGTATATTTCAAATCACGTAGTCTTAGTAACTGGAGCCGGTGGATCCATTGGATCAGAGATTTGCCGTCAAATTTCTAACTTTAAACCCGATAAATTGGTGCTACTAGGTCATGGAGAAAATAGCATTTATTCAATCGAGATGGAACTAAAAGTTGCATACAAAGATACAAACATAGCATTCGTCACAGAAATTGCAGATATCCAGGATTCAAAAAAAATGCTTTCGATTATGAAGAAACATCGTCCTCATGTCGTTTATCATGCGGCAGCTCATAAACATGTACCACTAATGGAGCGAAATCCGGAAGAAGCAGTAAAAAACAATATGATTGGAACGATGAATGTGGCAAAAGCTGCAAGCAAACACGAGGTAAAAACGTTTGTCATGATTTCTTCTGATAAAGCGGTGAATCCAACAAGTGTAATGGGAGCAACAAAAAGGTTAGCCGAAATGATCATTTATGACATGGATCGAAAAAGTAACACAAAGTTCATTACCGTTCGTTTCGGAAATGTCTTAGGCAGTCGCGGTAGTGTTATTCCCTTATTTAAAAAACAAATACAAAGAGGCGGTCCCGTTACAGTCACTCATCCAGAAATGGTCCGTTACTTTATGACCATCCCAGAAGCATCGAGGTTAGTTATTCAAGCCGGAAGTTTAGCTAGGGGAGGAGAAACATTTGTACTGGATATGGGAGACCCAGTAAAAATTGTTGACCTTGCCAAAAACTTAATTAAGCTCTCAGGCTACGCTGTTGAAGAAATAGGCATTGAATATTCAGGTATGAGACCAGGAGAAAAACTATTTGAAGAGTTATTAAATAAACAAGAAATTCAAGAGCCACAAATTTACCCGAAAATATATATAGGGAAATCAGCAGAAATCTTCATAGATGAGATAGAAGAAATAATGTCTACTTATACACTCTACGAACTAGAAA encodes the following:
- a CDS encoding UPF0158 family protein is translated as MKSIHLNEIIDELEMLMEEYKTYFNKKTYKITSISTTHLRKAEDVEEGELDTFPDWIKHELVEAIAILEDEEDGQYVELPSKFQVNEYEIMKEFSFSQDAPIQSHLLRTIDGRGAFRRFKDEIISLNIEQEWYSYRRQQLRKIAVNWCERNSIKYMDDK
- a CDS encoding metal-dependent hydrolase; its protein translation is MKLTRLGHSCFVVELNTGTRIMVDPFLDQNPACPKDFLKKDYLETIDVVLVTHGHFDHASGLAELKKRNPEVLVVAQYEFALKLMGDGYHVFPLNFGGTYRTEDFEVTMVNAVHTSTFGETHGKPQFVGLPCGYVLNPANGETVYISGDTNVMADMKIIQDIYHPSIAILSCAGQFVMGPKEAAYALSHLLDVKRVVPCHTFPKVEDAADPDMMENLLENFPVVENMIGQDEELKKLMSKRKDPEVIVMDFGETKRL
- a CDS encoding VOC family protein; this encodes MLSTLERKVGTIFIPVKNVEDARDWYCNLLGVTTDGEIQFGHIYVIPLENGIDLVLDSKIFDKRYTGTAPLFHFNTKNIQQTYEEFKENGIELITEVEHDHWFNFKDPDENVLMVCQC
- a CDS encoding GyrI-like domain-containing protein, yielding MKIINKGEMKLVGIRVVCEGSDYQIEIPKAVEQLKRRKGEIPYLIDRSKLVGAFVVEENSNKEDDGYWACLQVSEFDQVPKGMTRLTIPAQSYAYAKHSGPVKVIFNTYEKLLSEIEASEYTRHLNAWHLEVYPHWTLETGENMTIELYDTVR
- a CDS encoding YveK family protein; the encoded protein is METKKSKEIEVKKIFDTLKKRLWVILLITFISTTAGAIHSYYFQPTPIYESSARIIIREDSGFMNTLKVFIKEPPVMEAVIEELQLNRSPEALSTQIQVQDVEGSQIVRIIVHDTNPETAVQIANTTASIYKAVVADTLNFTEVDSLSEAVASDNEQPINPTSNRSIKITFIMGIIVGIGYVFLLDSLDNRLRSQREIEKLLQVPVLGSVSKINKKTIVKNKNKKESPSFRGETIG
- a CDS encoding CpsD/CapB family tyrosine-protein kinase — translated: MVNLLKSRKVPAFFNNPSSIIANEYEKIRINLEFSSFETKSRVLIITSPGFGEGKSTTVANLAVSLAQEGKNVLLIDTDVKDPTIHKMFKMKNAIGLTNFLSGQKKMEEIVNRTEIARLKLITSGPVPHDSEKIFKSRLMETLITEGLKQYDYVLFDSPPVLEGDEAKVVASRCEGVILVIRNGKTEDTLALEAKKSLETSNAKLLGVILNGKPRGFFKKNK
- a CDS encoding nucleoside-diphosphate sugar epimerase/dehydratase, whose product is MAYQKRLSLLVLIDSFFILTTILISSILLKYSLIFFAPILILTAMTLLISHHFLSLFYKLYKKAWEYASIGELLIILKTVTFSIAIVALLQQVAFQEIHLRLLTIIWLLQMGMIGGSRFSWRVIRDTYLIKNENKTRTLIIGAGSAGTMVARQLLNNRETELLPVAFVDDNVNKHNLDVLGIPVIGGIDQLENTVRNFNIENIVIAIPSLRKKELNIIFKECAKTKVKTRILPMIEDLVTGKISVNQFREVKVEDLLGRDPVELDTNGIAKYISNHVVLVTGAGGSIGSEICRQISNFKPDKLVLLGHGENSIYSIEMELKVAYKDTNIAFVTEIADIQDSKKMLSIMKKHRPHVVYHAAAHKHVPLMERNPEEAVKNNMIGTMNVAKAASKHEVKTFVMISSDKAVNPTSVMGATKRLAEMIIYDMDRKSNTKFITVRFGNVLGSRGSVIPLFKKQIQRGGPVTVTHPEMVRYFMTIPEASRLVIQAGSLARGGETFVLDMGDPVKIVDLAKNLIKLSGYAVEEIGIEYSGMRPGEKLFEELLNKQEIQEPQIYPKIYIGKSAEIFIDEIEEIMSTYTLYELENLRNQILNLANRKITKKDRLEEKVMVSLQG